A genomic segment from Mus caroli chromosome 17, CAROLI_EIJ_v1.1, whole genome shotgun sequence encodes:
- the Shd gene encoding SH2 domain-containing adapter protein D isoform X1 has protein sequence MAKWLRDYLNLGSRRPPPQPPTPDYTESDILRAYREQKDLDFEDPYEDSNGRAAEPEVTGSGDPKYNSPRHRLIKVEAADIARAKALLGTPGEEQPEADTEYSDPFDAQPQPPAPNNGYMEPYDARSASSEQPSRAVQLYDTPYEEQATKPEDGGSSGQSRRPLEDERPADEYDQPWEWKKDHISRAFAVQFDGPDWERTPCSTKEPWRPQPAERVDTALALEKQPWFHGPLNRAEAENLLSLCKEGSYLVRLSETRAQDCILSLRSNQGSMHLKFARTRENQVVLGQHSGPFPSIPELVLHYSARPLPVQGAEHLALLYPVTSSQSSQGPCTLAAKPERGQGDP, from the exons ATGGCCAAGTGGCTCCGAGACTATCTGAACTTGGGCAGCCGGAGGCCGCCTCCGCAGCCGCCCACCCCCGACTACACGGAGAGCGACATCCTGCGGGCCTACCGCGAACAGAAGGACCTGGACTTCGAGGACCCCTATGAGGATTCCAATGGCCGCGCCGCCGAGCCAGAGGTCACCGGGTCCGGTGACCCCAAGTACAACTCTCCTAGGCACCGGCTGATCAAGGTGGAGGCTGCAGACATAGCCAGAGCCAAGGCTCTGCTGGGCACCCCGGGGGAAGAG CAGCCGGAAGCAGACACTGAGTACTCAGACCCTTTTGATGCCCAGCCTCAGCCACCAGCCCCCAACAATGGGTACATGGAGCCCTATGATGCCCGGAGCGCCTCCAGTG aACAGCCAAGCAGAGCTGTCCAGCTTTACGATACTCCATATGAGGAGCAGGCTACGAAACCAGAAGATGGAGGGTCTTCGGGCCAGAGCCGGAGGCCCCTGGAGGATGAGAGGCCAGCAGATGAATACGACCAGCCTTGGGAGTGGAAGAAGGATCACATCTCCAGGGCTTTCGCAG tgCAATTTGATGGTCCTGACTGGGAACGGACTCCATGCTCCACCAAGGAGCCCTGGAGACCACAGCCTGCGGAGCGTGTGGATACAGCCCTTGCCCTGGAGAAGCAGCC GTGGTTTCATGGCCCCCTGAATCGAGCAGAGGCCGAGAACCTTCTGTCCCTCTGCAAGGAAGGCAGCTACCTCGTGCGGCTCAGCGAGACCAGGGCTCAGGACTGCATTCTGTCTCTCAG AAGCAACCAGGGTTCCATGCATCTGAAATTCGCAAGGACCCGGGAGAACCAGGTGGTACTGGGACAGCACAGTGGGCCCTTCCCCAGCATACCTGAGCTGGTCCTGCATTACAGTGCCCGCCCACTGCCTGTGCAAGGGGCAGAGCACCTGGCCCTGCTCTATCCTGTCACCAGCAGCCAGAGCTCTCAAGGACCCTGCACATTGGCTGCTAAGCCAGAGAGGGGACAAGGGGACCCATGA
- the Shd gene encoding SH2 domain-containing adapter protein D isoform X3 translates to MAKWLRDYLNLGSRRPPPQPPTPDYTESDILRAYREQKDLDFEDPYEDSNGRAAEPEVTGSGDPKYNSPRHRLIKPEADTEYSDPFDAQPQPPAPNNGYMEPYDARSASSEQPSRAVQLYDTPYEEQATKPEDGGSSGQSRRPLEDERPADEYDQPWEWKKDHISRAFAVQFDGPDWERTPCSTKEPWRPQPAERVDTALALEKQPWFHGPLNRAEAENLLSLCKEGSYLVRLSETRAQDCILSLRSNQGSMHLKFARTRENQVVLGQHSGPFPSIPELVLHYSARPLPVQGAEHLALLYPVTSSQSSQGPCTLAAKPERGQGDP, encoded by the exons ATGGCCAAGTGGCTCCGAGACTATCTGAACTTGGGCAGCCGGAGGCCGCCTCCGCAGCCGCCCACCCCCGACTACACGGAGAGCGACATCCTGCGGGCCTACCGCGAACAGAAGGACCTGGACTTCGAGGACCCCTATGAGGATTCCAATGGCCGCGCCGCCGAGCCAGAGGTCACCGGGTCCGGTGACCCCAAGTACAACTCTCCTAGGCACCGGCTGATCAAG CCGGAAGCAGACACTGAGTACTCAGACCCTTTTGATGCCCAGCCTCAGCCACCAGCCCCCAACAATGGGTACATGGAGCCCTATGATGCCCGGAGCGCCTCCAGTG aACAGCCAAGCAGAGCTGTCCAGCTTTACGATACTCCATATGAGGAGCAGGCTACGAAACCAGAAGATGGAGGGTCTTCGGGCCAGAGCCGGAGGCCCCTGGAGGATGAGAGGCCAGCAGATGAATACGACCAGCCTTGGGAGTGGAAGAAGGATCACATCTCCAGGGCTTTCGCAG tgCAATTTGATGGTCCTGACTGGGAACGGACTCCATGCTCCACCAAGGAGCCCTGGAGACCACAGCCTGCGGAGCGTGTGGATACAGCCCTTGCCCTGGAGAAGCAGCC GTGGTTTCATGGCCCCCTGAATCGAGCAGAGGCCGAGAACCTTCTGTCCCTCTGCAAGGAAGGCAGCTACCTCGTGCGGCTCAGCGAGACCAGGGCTCAGGACTGCATTCTGTCTCTCAG AAGCAACCAGGGTTCCATGCATCTGAAATTCGCAAGGACCCGGGAGAACCAGGTGGTACTGGGACAGCACAGTGGGCCCTTCCCCAGCATACCTGAGCTGGTCCTGCATTACAGTGCCCGCCCACTGCCTGTGCAAGGGGCAGAGCACCTGGCCCTGCTCTATCCTGTCACCAGCAGCCAGAGCTCTCAAGGACCCTGCACATTGGCTGCTAAGCCAGAGAGGGGACAAGGGGACCCATGA
- the Shd gene encoding SH2 domain-containing adapter protein D isoform X2: MAKWLRDYLNLGSRRPPPQPPTPDYTESDILRAYREQKDLDFEDPYEDSNGRAAEPEVTGSGDPKYNSPRHRLIKVEAADIARAKALLGTPGEEPEADTEYSDPFDAQPQPPAPNNGYMEPYDARSASSEQPSRAVQLYDTPYEEQATKPEDGGSSGQSRRPLEDERPADEYDQPWEWKKDHISRAFAVQFDGPDWERTPCSTKEPWRPQPAERVDTALALEKQPWFHGPLNRAEAENLLSLCKEGSYLVRLSETRAQDCILSLRSNQGSMHLKFARTRENQVVLGQHSGPFPSIPELVLHYSARPLPVQGAEHLALLYPVTSSQSSQGPCTLAAKPERGQGDP, encoded by the exons ATGGCCAAGTGGCTCCGAGACTATCTGAACTTGGGCAGCCGGAGGCCGCCTCCGCAGCCGCCCACCCCCGACTACACGGAGAGCGACATCCTGCGGGCCTACCGCGAACAGAAGGACCTGGACTTCGAGGACCCCTATGAGGATTCCAATGGCCGCGCCGCCGAGCCAGAGGTCACCGGGTCCGGTGACCCCAAGTACAACTCTCCTAGGCACCGGCTGATCAAGGTGGAGGCTGCAGACATAGCCAGAGCCAAGGCTCTGCTGGGCACCCCGGGGGAAGAG CCGGAAGCAGACACTGAGTACTCAGACCCTTTTGATGCCCAGCCTCAGCCACCAGCCCCCAACAATGGGTACATGGAGCCCTATGATGCCCGGAGCGCCTCCAGTG aACAGCCAAGCAGAGCTGTCCAGCTTTACGATACTCCATATGAGGAGCAGGCTACGAAACCAGAAGATGGAGGGTCTTCGGGCCAGAGCCGGAGGCCCCTGGAGGATGAGAGGCCAGCAGATGAATACGACCAGCCTTGGGAGTGGAAGAAGGATCACATCTCCAGGGCTTTCGCAG tgCAATTTGATGGTCCTGACTGGGAACGGACTCCATGCTCCACCAAGGAGCCCTGGAGACCACAGCCTGCGGAGCGTGTGGATACAGCCCTTGCCCTGGAGAAGCAGCC GTGGTTTCATGGCCCCCTGAATCGAGCAGAGGCCGAGAACCTTCTGTCCCTCTGCAAGGAAGGCAGCTACCTCGTGCGGCTCAGCGAGACCAGGGCTCAGGACTGCATTCTGTCTCTCAG AAGCAACCAGGGTTCCATGCATCTGAAATTCGCAAGGACCCGGGAGAACCAGGTGGTACTGGGACAGCACAGTGGGCCCTTCCCCAGCATACCTGAGCTGGTCCTGCATTACAGTGCCCGCCCACTGCCTGTGCAAGGGGCAGAGCACCTGGCCCTGCTCTATCCTGTCACCAGCAGCCAGAGCTCTCAAGGACCCTGCACATTGGCTGCTAAGCCAGAGAGGGGACAAGGGGACCCATGA